In the genome of Gammaproteobacteria bacterium, the window CTGTTTTCAATTCATCGTATAGCTGTCGTGGATCAGTACTATAGCGGCGTGAAAAATGAAACGGCACCAGGCGTGCCACACCGGCCTGCATCGCGATTTCGCCACAGGAAACTGTGGTCAAATGACCATTGCGCAAGGCATGCTCGGCCTGCGCTTCGACAAAGGGCGCTTCACACAATAAGGTATGGGCCCTTTGCGCCAGGTCGATAAGACGCTTGCGATTGTCAGCCGTGTCGGCCAGATCGGTGGCATATACCAGCTTTTTACCGGGGCTGAGGAGCAGTAACTCTGCGGCCAGAGCCGCGACCGTCGCGTCACTGCCATCTGGAAGACGAATACCTGCAGTTTCGTTACCGCGCAGCAATTGCTGCTTGAGCTCTCCCAACCAGGGGCCTGGCTTCAATCCTTGTGCCACGAGCCGATCCTTGCGTACATTGATTTGCTTGTCGGGTTCAAAGGCATACGCCACCACCTCTATGCCTTGATGATCCAGTAAAAACCGCGCGTATCCGAAACCCCGCATCCTCGCGAATGACACCCTGATGTACCGCAAGCTCCTGGTGTAATCGCGGTTCGGCCCGGGTGGCCTCCACCAGACCTTCGAGCAGTTCGCGGCCTGCAACGCCCCGCGCGACACCCGGTCCATCCACCAGAATCACCCCATCGCGGAATTGTTCTGTCAAGCGGCGTAGCGTTGATACCAGTGGCAATCGAAAACGACCTGCATCCAGAGTACAGAGGGCAAAATACTCAACCGTCAGCCAGCCATCGTGCTGCCAATGGCCCAGAGTTACAGCGCCTGGTACGCCCATCAGCGGCGATCCTGGATCGGCGCTGATACACCAGCAGCCGCGGCGCAGTTGTGCAAATTGTTCCGCCAACCGGGTCACCAGCGTAGACTTGCCTGTTCCGGGTGCACCAAACAGCAATGCGCGCCGGTCCTGCGAAAATACCGATGCGATGATGTCAGCCGGATCTGCTGTCAACCGGGGAAAATCATCTTCAGGGGTTGGTATGATCATGATGCATCAGGAATTTGATAGACCTCTTATCTCACTACCGATAATCGACGTATGTTTCTTCGCTGTTACGAACCATTACTCAGGTCGAAGAAAGACGGGAATTGTCTCTGGTACCGCTGTTAAACAGGGTCATCTCCCATGTATCCTCGCGGGTCGAGTGGCGCAGGATGTAGATGCCGTTGTCATCTCCTAAAAGTTTGAAGTAACGATGCGCAGGATCGAGCCAGCGATCCAGTACATCCATGACTTCGACACAGCGATTACCGAGGTAAAAGCGCCTCGGGGTTTCCTCGCCACGATATCCGGCGTAACACTCAACCTTCATACCCAGTCACTCTTCACCGGCTGCCGTTCGTCGTAACAGGAATTCGGCAATAGCTTCCATGCGCCGATCACTGACTAGCGGGTTCCTGTCCATAAAAGGATGAGCCATTTCCGGGTCTTTCAATACCACTGCACCTCGCTCCTGTGCCGTTTGGATCAGTTCCCTGGACATGTCCGGGGTGACAACAGAATCCTGTCCTCCGGCAACAAAAAGGAAATTGGGGGCTTGTTGCGGCAAGTTGCTGACCGGATCATAGGCTTCCGGACAGCCGTAGCCCGATAGTCTGCTGGGCGTCGAATCGATTACGATCAAATCCGCCCGCCTTTCCTCGAGTGCGTTTAACAGCACAATACCACCAAAAGACATGGCGTAAAAAAGACCGGTTGAATAGGGTCGGGAATTGAGTAGATCGATGATCCCACCGTAGTCGTTGACCATGGCTTTTAGCCGGCGCTTACCCTCCGATCTGCCGTAGCCGCGATAATCGAAGATATAGACGTCGAAGCCAGCACTTGCGAAGCGCGTAAAGCTTCGCAGAATCTGATCCGCGAGCATGGCGTTTCCCTGCGTTACCAGCAGATAACCCTCGGCATGATCCACATCGCGCCCGGATGCAACGGCTTTCAGTTTATATCCTCGCAGCGTGCGGCCATCCACGGTCTTAAAAGAGATATCTTCTACATTTGAGAGATCGCCAATACGTCCTGAATCGGGTCTGCCCGCCATACTGCTCCACAACCAGAAAACAAGGGGCTCCTTGATTCCACAGACAGACTTTTCCAGCTCCCGGTGCATCGATTCCCCCGCATTGATGAGGCCAGGCAACAACAGCACCAAGAAATGCAGGCATCGAAGCCTAATAAACTTTAGCGGTACCATCCACGAGCTCTTGCCGTATGACAATCATCTGGTTTAACTGATCGTCGAAGATTTTCCTGACGGGCGCCTGCATGGTTGTGAGGCTTACACCGTGCTTTAAACGTACCTGCAGATCCGCCACCTGGGGTTCCATAATCGGTCCACCGATACTACTAACCAGGTAACAATAGGCTTCTTCGACCTCCGCCAGCTCCTCGATAATGGCATCGGTAATCCGTTGGGCAACGACGTTGTAGAGCTTACCGACATGTGTCACCGGATTTTTCCCCGCAGCCGCTTCCATGTTCATCGGCCGATAAGGAGTGATCAGACCATTGGCCCGATTACCACGGCCCACTTCACCATCATCACCAGCCTCCGCTGAAGTGCCGGTTACCGTGAGATAGAGGCTGCCGCTTGATATATCATCCGCGGTATTCACTGCAATCGTTACATTATTTGACGTAATCCGGCTCGCAGATTCCTGCGCAAGCGAGGCGACTACCGCCTTGCAAGCCATGTATTCATCCACATCCGCAACGAAACGATCGATGATGGCGCAGGCTATGGTAAGCCTGATGGTGTCCCGATCCCGAACACCCATCACCTTGATGTCCTCTCCGATTGCGGGGTGCGCTGCCTTGACCGTTTCCGAATTCAGGTGTTTTTCAACTTCGAGAACAATACGCTCCAGGTCGTCCAGGGGGGCGTACCCCACGCCGCACGAAGTATCATTGGCCAGCGCTACCCCGGATTCCTGCTGGCGCAAGTACAGATCTACCAGCTCCACCGAACCGGGTCGGATCAATGAGTGAATCTTGACATGCCTGTCGTAATCCAGAGCATGGAAGCCGGGCTTCAGCCAGTTCTGGCAGCTTGCCTCTACCAATTCATCAACAGGCACTCGCTTGCCCTTGTATTCACAGGTCGCACGACCCGCAAGGAATATCTCCATCGGCTGTGTTACCTGCCCTCCCCCGAAAACCGCTCGTGACGTCCCACCCCGTAACAACACCTTGTCCACGTTGTGATGCAGAATGAAGTCAAAATTATTGAGGTAAAACCGGCATAGCGTTCGACTCAGCTCTTCAGCCAGCGCATCGCAAACCGTATCCGGGTGCCCTTGCCCCTTGCGCTCAACGATTTCCACCGGCTGACAGGCGGGGGATGGAGCTGATAGTGTCGTAATGTAAATTTCTGACATTAATCAATTTCGCTTGCGCATTACGCCAATTCGATGATCCTACCTAACAATAAACATACCCTCTATTGAGCATATGCATCGGCTGTTACAGGGTTTCCAGCATATTTTTATCCGCATAAGCAAAAGTTTAAGCAACGGCGTTGAGGGTCGGTTGATTTGTAT includes:
- a CDS encoding methionine adenosyltransferase; the encoded protein is MSEIYITTLSAPSPACQPVEIVERKGQGHPDTVCDALAEELSRTLCRFYLNNFDFILHHNVDKVLLRGGTSRAVFGGGQVTQPMEIFLAGRATCEYKGKRVPVDELVEASCQNWLKPGFHALDYDRHVKIHSLIRPGSVELVDLYLRQQESGVALANDTSCGVGYAPLDDLERIVLEVEKHLNSETVKAAHPAIGEDIKVMGVRDRDTIRLTIACAIIDRFVADVDEYMACKAVVASLAQESASRITSNNVTIAVNTADDISSGSLYLTVTGTSAEAGDDGEVGRGNRANGLITPYRPMNMEAAAGKNPVTHVGKLYNVVAQRITDAIIEELAEVEEAYCYLVSSIGGPIMEPQVADLQVRLKHGVSLTTMQAPVRKIFDDQLNQMIVIRQELVDGTAKVY
- a CDS encoding alpha/beta hydrolase, with amino-acid sequence MPGLINAGESMHRELEKSVCGIKEPLVFWLWSSMAGRPDSGRIGDLSNVEDISFKTVDGRTLRGYKLKAVASGRDVDHAEGYLLVTQGNAMLADQILRSFTRFASAGFDVYIFDYRGYGRSEGKRRLKAMVNDYGGIIDLLNSRPYSTGLFYAMSFGGIVLLNALEERRADLIVIDSTPSRLSGYGCPEAYDPVSNLPQQAPNFLFVAGGQDSVVTPDMSRELIQTAQERGAVVLKDPEMAHPFMDRNPLVSDRRMEAIAEFLLRRTAAGEE